The DNA window atattacaatgattgtggagctgtaatttaaaggtaaaaatataaaacagtgttcttttaaagtTGTCTATTGTGGTGCCTATCCCTTTAagacagtgtgtctgtgtgtgtgtgtgtgagagagagctgcaGTGCGGGGTGGGGCTCAGAGAGCAGAGCTGTGGTTTGATTCGCTCCTCAGTTAAGCCTGCCTCTGAACCCGATTGCTATGGCAACGAAGAGTGCTTCTCATCAGTCTGGCTATTCAAAGCTTAGTTGATATGAGGTTTCAGCCAATCGTGTCTGAGGGAGCGGGACTTGTGAGAGCgggactgtgtgtgttggagaAATATCAGGAGCAGTTTTTGCTGAAGGTAAAAACATTTCCACGTTTTACAGACGATAAAGATAACggacaaagagagggagagagtgatcACAACACAAGCGCCTCTCTATTTAATACAGATAGTAGTTCAAAAGGGAACATTGCATTTCAACTgagcattcacactggagagaaaccatatcagtgctTTGTGTGTGGGAAAGGTTTTACTACACAGAataatctccaaacacaccagcgcattcacacaggagagaaaccatatcagtgctcagagtgtgggaagctTTTTATTAAACTGAGTCACCTTCAGATACACCagtgcattcacacaggagagaaaccttatTCCATTTAATCAACACATATCTCTCCAACAGCATCAGTAccttcacactggagagaaaccatatcactgttcagagtgagTGATGAATTTTACAAGACTGAAATATTTCCGAGAACACCAGCgcactcacacaggagaaaagCCACATCAGTGTTGAGGGTGTGGGGAAGAGTTTTAACGGGATTGATTCTCTCAAAAAACacctgcacattcacacaggagtgAAGTGTGTCAGGATTCAGAGTGAAAGAAGTAATTTAGTAGAGTGAGGAGTCTCGGAGAACATCATTACAGTCATTATCAAATCTGATTTCATTATCAGATATTATTCATTTGACCCACATGCACAAGATGACAATCCTTCAAACTCACTGACCATTAGCAAAAGTCAGTCTGTTCAACCCAGTGTGcttttgttttaatgtgaagATTATAACAGGGTTGGTGTTTTACTGTGCAGTGCTGCATCGCAAAGCAACCCTTTACCAAATGAGTACAATTTGGAAAATATTTCTAAAAGTAAGATTTAAAAGAACTTCAAAACTTGAGCTGATTTCAAAACCcatgtgaatgaatgtttgtttcaGTCTAAACTCTCAGGAAAACTCACTGTGCTGGTACCCTTTGTTCTCATTGTGGTAGTCTCACATTGTTAGAGTTTCTAGGCAGAGTCTGGTACTTCTCGATTAATGCGTTGAACGTATCAGACCCTCCATCAAGTTGTGtgcagagtgtctgtggctcAGACCACTGTGGTGTTGCCCTCAGTGGTATATATCCAGTACCTACCATTTTCTATATTAATTATAGGTTTTCAGGCTTGGGACTGTAGGACTGAAAGGtcgttggtttgattcccatgaGCAGAAGGAAAATTGGGGGCGGTGTGGCAGTGAAGGAAATAAATTTGCTTTCTGAAATATCTGGAGACGTTGGAAACTTGTGATTGTTCTCAACACCCAAATGAacattgtgttaaatgtgttgTTGTTCAGACATTTTCATAAGCAGATTAATCTAATGACAGCATTATTAATTTGAATTAATCTGAGGGTTGAGGATAAATCTGATGAGCGTGGATTATCTCAATGTGGAATTTAATATGGGGCTGGGTGATATGGCCtaagaattaataaaaaaagcacCTAATAAATGCTTAGTTTCATTGGTTTCACACAgcacaaaaaacacagaatCAGGTTTTGTGAGGGATTAAGTCTTAACGAAGGTCATATCAGCTGTCCCTGTAAAACTCACCAATGgcacatttcacttttactgccTTTCTGACCAGTTCATTTGCTCAGCTTTTCTGTTGATCATTTTACAAAAATCTGTGGAcatattaaagccagaacaccagggAGTGAGGGGTCAATATATGTATTATACACAGTTGTGACAGGACTACGTTATTCAACAACATCAGTATTTCTGCAGAAATATCTGGTTCCCAGTGATGCCCTGCTCTATGAAATACAACCGTCTAATAAAGTGTAAAGGTGATTGTgtttagttcttttttttttttttttgacattttaaactTTGTAAAGACTGGTTTTGGCTTACATTTATAAACTGCTTTGTCTATCAGATTTTTCACCATTGCACCACTGCATCCTGAGAAGGTTCTGCTTCTGAAGTGGACATCAGTGTGGACTTGTTCCCTTGCTGCTCAGAGGGCTCATTTATCACATACCGAAATGTAACAGCCCCGAAGAGTTTACCCCAAGGGGAAATGGCAAGGCAGAGTGAGAAAGAGCTGGTTCTGaccaaaaatgtttttgataattTCATTCACCAAATTATCATCTGATGCAGTCTTTGAGAGGGTCACATCTAGTGTGCTTGAGGGGGTGCTTGTGGAAAAAAAACTTGTTGAAGTTAATGAATAGACACCTTACACCAAGGGTCACCAGTCTTGTCCACAAAGGGTCAGTGTGGCttcaggttttcattccaaccaAACAGGAGTACACCCTGTATAACTGTTTAGAGAAGGAGACTAGTTGGTGGTCAGACAAGTAGAATCAGGTGTGCTCCATTTAATAAAGTGCAGTCTAAATCtaattggaatgaaaacctTCAGCCACACTGGCCCATTTTGGATAAGACTGGTGACCCATGCCATACACCTACAGCTCTGCACACATGAGTATTGGGATTCAGacactgtttctttaaaatagagagtgtgtgagcAGCAGTGCAGTCTAACCTGCATCCGCCCTCTCTCCAGAGGAAACTCTCCTATTGGAACAAGGACCTGGTGTTTATGGCGACTGGCCAATCAGGGAGTAGGTTGTATGCAGTTCCAGCCAATCATACCTGAAGAGGCAGGGGCTGTGTGTGAGGAAGGAGCAGAAGGGGAGCTGTGTGAAATCAGGAGCTGTTTAACTGAAGGTAAAAATCTGTTTTACaaactgtttacactgtgttctaTTGAAGTTCACGGTGTGTGAGacagttctacactgtttactctatctctctcagacacaggtACAGACAGGTTCTCTCTCTGAAAGGAAGGTGGAGAAGGGAGGAAATGTGGGAGCTGCTGTGTCCTCACTGAGAattagaatgtgtgtgtttgcacctATTTATATAGGATACGGCTGTACTGAGATTTGCCTGAATATAGATTTCAGTTCTTAAATATAGATACTAGAATTAATAAAGCCATGGTTAACCTACAAAGAATGATTTCTTTAAAAGTTAAGATGTGTTTTATCTTATGTTATCTATAACTGCATTTTACTAAGATTTTTCTAGAAaccacagttcatgtttccctTGAGTAACGCTGACCATGATTGATACTATATCTGACTGTTCCTCTTTCCAACTATGGCATGCTTTGAGCTTTGTGATCTGCACTGTAATTCAGAGAATGTGCTCTCAAACAATAATAACAGTTCATTAAATCTCTAGTGATTTAATGaatcacattttataagtggtcagaaacttgtaaataactcatgaaagaataaagttacaagcacaccattgtttttcttgtgaaattcccaataagtctgATGtttcacatgaccctcttcccattgggGGGAGAAAAAGTTGGATaaaaaatggccgccatggtcaccacccatcttgaaaagtttcccgcCTCCCATGTACTAATTTTCCAcgaacaggaagttaatatcaccaactattcccattttattaaggtgtatgtatataaatggcccaccctataCTACTGCTTACACACTGTTCAGGTTTGTGTGCTTTTCAAAAATCTGAGTTACCTAAATATGTAAGAATCCATCCAATCCTTAGATACCTAAATATGTAAGAATCCATCTTGATTTGTGAACTGGGACTGTGGCAAGTGTAGTGTCTAAAAAATTTGAAACTTGATCTAATAATCTTTGCATATATACTTTGAAATTTCACATAGAATtttaactttctttttttttcttccagaaAAGAAAAGCATGTCACCTTTCCTCTCCTTCTCCTAGTGTCTAGGACAGTTCTACACTACTTCCACAAATTCATTAAGAAAATATCACCAAGGGGAACAAACTGCTATGTGGACATTAGGAGATATTAAATGTGAGGATATAGTGTGTGGAAGCTCTAGTTCTCTGGAAATATCATTTGCTACATCTGACACTAGCACATCTGGAGGAGAAACACAAATGAATccagacaaaaagaaaaatgtagactgctcagaatgtgggaagagttttaatcaaAAGAGTTCTCTCAGAAGACACCAacgcattcacactggagagagacCATATTCCTGCTTAGAGTGTGGGAAGTGTTTTAATCAACAGATTTCTCTCCAgcaacaccagcgcattcacacaggagagagaccgTATTCCTGCTCAGAATGTGGGCAGTGTTTTACTTTACGGAGCAATCTGCAAACACACCAacgcattcacactggagagagaccgtatcactgttcagagtgtgggaagaggttTAATCAACTGAgtaatctccaaagacaccatcgcactcacactggagagaaaccgtatcagtgcttagagtgtgggaagagttttactagaCAGAGCGATCTTCGAATTCACcatcgcattcacacaggagagaaaccatattcctgttcagagtgtgggaagagttttactgtacagagtcatctccaaagacacaTTCGTGTGCACACTGGAGAAAAACCCTATtcgtgttcagagtgtgggaagagttttactgtacagagtcatctccaaagacaccagcgcattcacacaggagagaaaccctattcctgttcagagtgtgggcaAAGATTTACTACACAGAGcaatctccaaagacaccagcgcattcacacaggagagaaaccatattacTGTACAGAGTGTGGGAATAATTTTAAAGATCACAGTTCTCTCagaaaacaccagcgcattcacacaggagaaaaaccatatcagtgctcagagtgtgggaagagatttactcaACAGAGCAGTCTCAAAATACACAAGcgtattcacacaggagagaaaccttatTACTGTTCCAGGTGTAAGAAGAGTTTTATTCATCAGAGTTCTCTCAAAGGTCACCAGTGTATTCAACCGGGAAAAAACCTGTACaggtgttcagagtgtggaaagagttttactcaTTTGAGTAGTCTTCAAAGACAccaacgcattcacacaggggggaaaccatatcagtgtgggaagagttttactggaCCGAGGGGTCTCCAGAAACATCACTGTATTCACCCAGAAGAGAAGCAATGCCAGTGTGGGATTACCTTCAGACATTTGGATATAAAGGCGCATAAATGCATTAAGAAAGAGGTAAATACATTCTGATGAAGTGTTGCTGGTTTGGGAATTTAACTGAGTCTCAGGTTAATTAACAAATTATGAGTGATACAttgataaataaacattaatttatcACTTCTAATAAGTCAGCTGTCTTGGCAACTTAATGCCTCAGTACTTTACAGGGTAGGGCTTGTTCAGTGGCTGTGTTGGTCCAGCCCTACACTGTCCTTTCTCGGTCACCTTCGGTCTTCTGCTCATTGGGATGTTAAGGGGAGAGACCAGGTCCTTGACCATATCATTCCTACAGCCCCAGTATGCCACCTTACTGGGTTTAGTTAGGCTGGGGATTTGGACTATGtgcatttttatgtatttctctGTGTTACATGCAGGTTCAGCCACAACagaagacaaaataaaagaaaaataaatgaataaaatgagaaaacTGTACTGTACtcttttaagtgtttatttagtAGTGTGTTTTAGTTTCAAAAGCTAAAAAGGCCAAATTACCCCCCTccccataaataaataaataaataaataaataaataaaataaaacaccctTACACTAGTGAAAGGAAACCAGGAGGAAAGTGGATAATAACACAAATGGCATCAAACTCCCTGCTACAGGGTTAACACTTGGACATAGATAAAGCACATATATATGCCAAATAAGGCATTCAAAAATCACATTTCACAAGAAATTAGAGACAGCAGACTGCCAGCTGCCCAACTTGACACTGCTTTTAAAGAAAGCCAGGAATCTagggcagccaatcaggagtGAGAGGGCAGTACAGAAACCAGAGGCAGCCAGTCAAGAGCAGTGGGGCGGTACCAGATCAGTCAAAGATTGATAGGCTACACCCAGAGCAGATTAACAGAGAAAAATACAGACATGGCATATTTGACAAACATTACAGTCTGGGGTTGTAACAGTCTTACAGTTGTAAGTCCACCTGCACAGCTGCTGGTGCTCATCTATCATTACCTGGAACTCTTTACTGTAAAGGACCAGGGGCAAGCCAATATATCTGTGTGGTCATGGTGAAAATAATCAGGAGTGAGCTACACCTCTGGTCATTCATTTAATAATTCTTAGCTAACCAACTCCATTGGTGCACACTTTTTGTAAAaatcccatttccagaaaagctaTGATAAATCTGGGATTTAGTCATTCACTTCAAGGTTTGCTtcactgacaaaagcacaatgGAATGTATTTCTCATGTTTTCAAAGAACAGATTTAGAATTTGATTCTTGCAACACACTCCAATTTGGCACATAATTAAAACACCCGTGAAAATGCTGGTGGATATAAAAGGACTGTCCACCAAAAGTTAGGTTATTGTTCATCACTTTATACCAAAcctcatgaaatattcacatgcttCCAATCCATTGAAATTGTTTACACTTGCATGAAATGGAATGGAAATAAACTGCATGACTGGATATGTCCTAGTTGGTTCGCAGTGGACTGACTACAAATAAAAGATATAATTTAATCCATTATTGttctaaaaatgcaataaatgtacaattaattcaACTTAGTTTTTTAGACGGTTTTTCCAGTATGGCACTCCTGAATATTTCCattgatccatccatccattatccaccgcttatccggatccgggtcgcgggggaagcagtcggagcaaagaaacccagacctccctctccccagccaccgacaccagctcctccgggggtataccgaggcgttcccaggccagtcgagacatatagtctctccagcgtgttcttggtctgccccggggcctcctccccgttggacatgcccggaacacctctccaggaaggcgtccaggaggcatccgaaccagatgcccgaaccatctcaactggctcctctcgacgtggaggagcagcggctccactccgagtctctcccggatgtccgagctcctaaccctgtctctaagggagagtccagacatcctgcggagaaaactcatttcagccgcttgtacccgcgatctcgttctttcggtcactacccaaagctcgtgaccataggtgagggttgggacgtagattgaccggtaaatcgagagctttgcttttctgctcagctctttcttcaccacaacggaccggtacagagcccgcattactgctgacgctgcaccgatccgcctgtcaatctcacgctccatctttccctcactcgtgaacaagaccccgaggtatttaaactcctccacttgaggcaggatctcacttccaatcaATTTCCATTGATCTTTAATAAAAGCCCAACTGTACCTCAGATAATGATGGTGAAGTTAAGCAAAAGGCTCAGCTTTAATCTAGAGGTTTATGACGTTTGTAAATTAACATTCCTGTCCAAATAAATGctataaatatatagaattgATATGACTTTGTGTTTAAAGTGATTAATGCTGTGTAGTGCTAATAAACATTGCTTACAATACAGTACAtatactttattatttttctcttttggtGTAGGAATCACCTTCTGACTGGGAATGTTGAGCCCTGCGTCTAGAGATTGTCATCACAAAGCACAGAAAACACGACTAAAATTTATTTTCTACAAGGCACTCTTCTGAGAACAATTCTGAGATTGGCTCCTGCTGTGAAAATAATGTATGTATAATTGGATGCCAACAGCTTTCAGAAAACATTTCAGCACCAAAAAATTGTCC is part of the Hoplias malabaricus isolate fHopMal1 chromosome 4, fHopMal1.hap1, whole genome shotgun sequence genome and encodes:
- the LOC136694242 gene encoding zinc finger protein 135-like, giving the protein MWTLGDIKCEDIVCGSSSSLEISFATSDTSTSGGETQMNPDKKKNVDCSECGKSFNQKSSLRRHQRIHTGERPYSCLECGKCFNQQISLQQHQRIHTGERPYSCSECGQCFTLRSNLQTHQRIHTGERPYHCSECGKRFNQLSNLQRHHRTHTGEKPYQCLECGKSFTRQSDLRIHHRIHTGEKPYSCSECGKSFTVQSHLQRHIRVHTGEKPYSCSECGKSFTVQSHLQRHQRIHTGEKPYSCSECGQRFTTQSNLQRHQRIHTGEKPYYCTECGNNFKDHSSLRKHQRIHTGEKPYQCSECGKRFTQQSSLKIHKRIHTGEKPYYCSRCKKSFIHQSSLKGHQCIQPGKNLYRCSECGKSFTHLSSLQRHQRIHTGGKPYQCGKSFTGPRGLQKHHCIHPEEKQCQCGITFRHLDIKAHKCIKKEESPSDWEC